The Paraburkholderia sabiae genome includes a region encoding these proteins:
- a CDS encoding MFS transporter — MDTTSERPSAPPRIRRAQTIALTLLMVSGIVNYLDRGTLAVANQLIREDLGLSLGQMGLLLSAFSWSYALCQLPVGGLVDRIGPRRLLGAGLIVWSFAQIAGGLVSTFGFFVLARIVLGIGEAPQFPSAARVVSNWFPLKSRGTPTGIFNSASPLGSALAPLCLSVLIVSFNWRWAFVVTGALGLVVAAVWFALYRDPNAQTLSREERDYLDADAEPAAGPAPKLTFAEWRALFSYGTTWGMLIGFFGSVYLNWVYLTWLPGYLTMERHMSLARTGVAASVPFLCGFVGALLAGWFSDLITKRSSSPVVSRRNAVVIAMLGMVAFTIPAALVQSNTIAIACISVVIFLANAASAASWALATAAAPPSRIASLGAMQNFGGFLGGALAPIVTGFIAQATSFVPALLTAAGIAFVGAMAYLLLVKKPIPEHHTSSVGAELPV; from the coding sequence GTGGACACAACCTCTGAACGCCCGAGCGCGCCACCGCGCATCCGACGCGCGCAGACCATCGCGCTTACGCTGCTGATGGTGAGCGGTATCGTCAATTATCTGGACCGCGGCACGCTCGCGGTGGCGAACCAGTTGATCCGCGAAGACCTCGGTCTATCGCTGGGGCAGATGGGACTGCTGCTATCCGCCTTCTCGTGGAGCTATGCGCTGTGCCAGTTGCCCGTGGGCGGCCTCGTCGACCGGATCGGGCCGCGCCGGTTACTGGGCGCGGGGTTGATCGTGTGGTCGTTCGCGCAGATCGCGGGCGGCCTCGTATCGACGTTCGGCTTCTTCGTGCTTGCGCGGATCGTGCTGGGTATCGGCGAGGCGCCGCAGTTTCCGTCGGCGGCGCGTGTCGTGAGCAACTGGTTTCCGTTGAAGTCGCGCGGCACGCCGACGGGCATCTTCAACTCGGCATCGCCGCTCGGCAGCGCGCTCGCGCCGCTATGCCTGTCGGTGCTGATCGTCTCATTCAACTGGCGCTGGGCGTTCGTCGTGACGGGCGCGCTCGGTCTCGTGGTCGCCGCCGTGTGGTTCGCGCTGTATCGCGATCCGAATGCGCAAACGCTGAGTCGCGAAGAGCGCGACTACCTCGACGCCGATGCCGAACCCGCAGCCGGCCCCGCGCCGAAGCTGACGTTCGCCGAATGGCGCGCGCTGTTTTCTTACGGCACGACCTGGGGCATGCTCATCGGCTTCTTCGGTTCCGTGTACCTGAACTGGGTCTATCTGACGTGGCTGCCCGGCTATCTGACGATGGAGCGCCATATGAGCCTCGCGCGCACGGGCGTCGCCGCGTCGGTGCCATTCCTGTGCGGCTTCGTCGGTGCGTTGCTTGCAGGATGGTTCTCCGATCTGATCACGAAGCGCAGCAGTTCGCCCGTTGTCAGCCGCCGCAATGCCGTCGTGATCGCGATGCTCGGCATGGTCGCCTTCACGATTCCCGCTGCGCTCGTGCAGAGCAATACGATCGCGATCGCTTGCATCTCCGTCGTGATCTTTCTGGCGAATGCGGCGTCCGCTGCATCATGGGCGCTGGCGACGGCGGCCGCGCCGCCCAGCCGGATCGCATCGCTCGGCGCGATGCAGAACTTCGGCGGATTTCTGGGCGGTGCGCTCGCGCCGATCGTGACGGGCTTCATCGCGCAGGCGACGTCGTTCGTTCCCGCGCTGCTGACGGCCGCGGGTATTGCGTTCGTCGGCGCGATGGCCTATCTGCTGCTGGTCAAAAAACCCATTCCCGAGCATCACACGTCGAGCGTGGGCGCTGAGCTTCCTGTGTGA
- a CDS encoding PAS domain S-box protein: protein MASGDLDARCTAESSDELGRLAARVNVMAERLGDSTASLRESERKYRGIIENSLEGIFVLDRCGALREANPAMARLLGFDSVDSLMAAQAAPSSSQDAKRLPLSDDEVARLFALLEAEGKIAGLEVEITRTDGTTAWCLLNARDTRRRGVSAALLEGQLTDVTARKHAMETLTQHRDQLEQQIRERERTEAELRDSREKLRQLSAHQESIREEERKQMAMTIHDELGQLLTAIKIDVSLLRLLLSQGTGWTGKLAEMGELVERTIHIVRNVASHLRPAALNFGLVSALEWLMQDYSRHSAITCQFRLEGREPTLSDDHATAVFRIVQEALTNVSRHAQASHVDVVLHGGDEGFDVTVNDDGIGFDVTRAMEGGSYGLQGMRERARMIGAQLQVTSENDVGSTVRLSIRDIAEKPNPFVWSDEGR, encoded by the coding sequence ATGGCCAGCGGCGATCTCGACGCGCGCTGCACGGCCGAGTCGAGCGATGAACTCGGACGTCTCGCCGCTCGCGTCAACGTGATGGCGGAGCGTCTCGGCGATTCGACGGCATCGCTGAGAGAGAGCGAGCGCAAATATCGCGGCATCATCGAAAATTCGCTGGAGGGCATATTCGTACTCGACCGATGCGGCGCATTGCGCGAAGCGAATCCTGCGATGGCGCGGTTGTTGGGATTCGACAGCGTCGACAGCCTGATGGCGGCGCAAGCGGCGCCATCGTCAAGTCAGGACGCAAAGCGCTTGCCGTTATCCGACGACGAGGTTGCCCGTCTGTTCGCGCTTCTGGAGGCCGAAGGAAAGATAGCCGGGCTTGAAGTCGAGATCACGCGAACCGATGGCACGACGGCATGGTGTCTGCTCAACGCACGTGATACTCGCCGGCGTGGTGTGAGTGCGGCGTTGCTGGAGGGACAACTGACGGATGTGACCGCGCGTAAGCATGCAATGGAAACGCTCACGCAACATCGCGATCAGCTTGAGCAACAGATCCGCGAGCGTGAGCGCACAGAAGCCGAATTGCGCGACTCGCGCGAGAAGCTGCGGCAGTTGTCGGCGCACCAGGAGTCGATCCGCGAGGAGGAGCGCAAGCAGATGGCGATGACCATCCACGATGAACTCGGCCAGCTTCTCACGGCGATCAAGATAGACGTATCGCTGCTCAGGCTGCTGTTGAGTCAGGGGACAGGATGGACCGGCAAGCTCGCCGAGATGGGCGAACTCGTCGAGCGGACCATCCACATCGTGCGGAACGTCGCGAGTCATTTGCGTCCCGCCGCGCTGAATTTCGGACTGGTATCCGCGCTCGAGTGGCTGATGCAGGACTATTCGCGTCACAGCGCGATCACCTGCCAGTTCCGTCTCGAAGGGCGCGAACCGACCCTGAGCGACGACCATGCAACGGCGGTGTTCCGCATCGTCCAGGAGGCGTTGACCAATGTGAGCCGTCACGCCCAGGCGTCACACGTGGACGTCGTTCTGCACGGCGGCGATGAGGGTTTCGATGTGACGGTGAATGACGACGGCATCGGTTTCGACGTAACGCGCGCGATGGAGGGTGGCTCGTACGGTCTGCAGGGAATGCGCGAGCGCGCCCGCATGATCGGTGCGCAACTGCAGGTTACGAGCGAAAACGATGTCGGATCGACGGTGCGCCTGAGCATCCGCGACATTGCTGAAAAACCGAACCCATTCGTTTGGTCGGATGAGGGAAGGTGA
- the rbsK gene encoding ribokinase, which translates to MSSSTVAPLIVVVGSANMDLVVHASRLPSRGETLLGDRFETVNGGKGANQAVAAARLGANVAMVGCVGDDAFGASLRDALQRERIDGAHVHTIAGQPSGIASITVGRDGANSIVVAPGANACVSTAHVDAAADLIARADMLICQLEVPLATVARAIDIAARNGTPVLLNPAPAQPLHDTLYRQIDYLLVNETEAALLTGLHVNGVPCARFAADALLGKGARNVIVTLGAQGAIWAGAQGSGYMAAPAVRVVDTTAAGDTFAGGFAVERARGASMQQSIAFGQRAAAASVTRAGAQTSIPFRAELEEDSVSEV; encoded by the coding sequence ATGAGTTCATCCACCGTTGCACCCCTGATCGTCGTTGTCGGAAGCGCCAATATGGACCTCGTGGTCCACGCTTCGCGTTTGCCGTCGCGAGGCGAGACGCTGCTCGGCGACCGCTTCGAGACCGTCAACGGCGGCAAGGGCGCGAACCAGGCTGTCGCCGCCGCGCGTCTTGGCGCAAACGTCGCGATGGTCGGCTGTGTCGGGGACGATGCATTCGGTGCGTCGCTGCGCGACGCGTTACAACGCGAGCGCATCGACGGTGCTCACGTGCATACGATCGCGGGCCAGCCGAGCGGCATCGCGTCGATCACGGTGGGCCGCGACGGCGCGAACAGCATCGTCGTTGCGCCGGGTGCGAATGCCTGCGTGAGCACGGCGCATGTCGATGCCGCTGCCGACCTGATCGCGCGCGCCGACATGCTGATCTGCCAGCTGGAAGTCCCGCTCGCAACCGTCGCGCGCGCAATCGACATCGCCGCGCGCAATGGCACGCCTGTCCTGCTCAATCCGGCGCCGGCACAACCCTTGCACGACACGTTGTATCGGCAGATCGACTATTTGCTCGTCAACGAAACGGAAGCCGCGCTGCTGACGGGTCTCCACGTGAACGGCGTGCCGTGCGCCCGCTTTGCCGCCGATGCCTTGCTCGGCAAGGGCGCGCGCAACGTGATCGTCACGCTGGGCGCACAAGGCGCGATCTGGGCCGGTGCGCAAGGCAGCGGCTACATGGCAGCGCCCGCCGTGCGCGTCGTCGATACGACGGCGGCGGGCGACACGTTTGCCGGTGGTTTTGCAGTCGAACGCGCGCGCGGCGCATCGATGCAGCAGTCGATTGCTTTCGGTCAGCGCGCGGCTGCGGCGAGCGTGACGCGCGCGGGTGCGCAGACGTCCATTCCGTTTCGCGCGGAACTGGAAGAAGACAGCGTCAGCGAGGTTTGA
- a CDS encoding DUF2848 domain-containing protein has protein sequence MKKVSCEVEGGLPVEISASRLVIAGWAGRDSSEVEHHIRELEAIGVRRPSSVPCFYEVAPALLTTSDRIEVIGEHSSGEVEVVLLQTEADGLLVGIGSDHTDRKVEGYDVAVSKQMCAKPIGKTLWRYADVVAHWDALIARSWRIDASGERIRYQEGTLARLMHPEPLICRAFGSTSMIPETVLFCGTQAVLGALTPANAYELELHDPVLGRSLRHRYCVDALAHME, from the coding sequence ATGAAGAAAGTGTCATGCGAAGTAGAGGGCGGGTTGCCGGTAGAAATCAGCGCGAGCCGTCTCGTGATTGCGGGCTGGGCGGGACGCGACTCCTCCGAGGTCGAGCATCATATTCGCGAACTGGAAGCGATCGGCGTGCGCAGGCCGTCGAGCGTGCCGTGCTTTTATGAAGTCGCGCCCGCCTTGCTGACGACGTCAGACAGGATCGAAGTGATCGGCGAGCATTCGTCGGGCGAAGTGGAAGTCGTGCTGCTGCAGACGGAAGCGGACGGTTTGCTGGTCGGCATCGGTTCGGATCACACCGACCGCAAGGTCGAAGGCTACGACGTCGCCGTGTCGAAGCAGATGTGCGCGAAGCCGATCGGCAAGACGCTCTGGCGCTATGCGGACGTTGTCGCGCATTGGGATGCGCTGATTGCGCGCAGCTGGCGTATCGATGCGAGCGGCGAGCGCATCCGCTATCAGGAAGGCACGCTTGCGCGGCTGATGCATCCCGAGCCGCTGATCTGCCGCGCGTTCGGTTCGACGTCGATGATTCCCGAGACGGTGCTTTTCTGCGGCACGCAGGCGGTGCTAGGCGCACTGACGCCCGCGAACGCGTACGAACTGGAACTGCATGATCCCGTCCTCGGACGCAGCTTGCGGCATCGCTATTGTGTCGATGCGCTTGCGCATATGGAGTGA
- a CDS encoding amidase encodes MRTIRESGKSLATKGLSAGELLDASLAAIDADLARGGATYTHIDRLAAREAADASDAFRERGYVPSALAGVPVSVKDLFDIKGQVTTAGSRILRDAAPAVRDAAAVARLREAGAVFVGRTNMSEFAFSGLGLNPHYGTPLNPVDALRLAGGSSSGAAVSVALGHVAAALGTDTGGSIRIPAAFCGLVGFKPTARRVPLEGTVPLSSSFDSVGPIACSVDCCALIDGIVSGQALDTSSRALAGLRLGVTSDYVADDLDETVSTAFNRAIGMLRRAGASVERFAFPELHEVTGRYPLAGITAAQAWAQHRAHVARDADAYDPRVLKRLRAGEGRSAADYIDLLAARERFVRDARTRLARFDAWLMPTVAVVPPAIAQVESDDDGFFAINAKVLRNPVVVNFMDGCALTLPCHREGELPVGLSICGPALADASILAIGRSVEALLRESTDVATA; translated from the coding sequence ATGCGCACCATTCGTGAATCTGGAAAGTCGCTCGCGACAAAAGGCCTGTCGGCGGGCGAACTGCTCGACGCAAGCCTTGCGGCCATCGACGCCGACCTTGCGCGCGGCGGCGCGACCTACACACATATTGACCGGCTGGCGGCGCGCGAAGCGGCGGACGCCAGCGACGCCTTTCGCGAGCGCGGCTACGTGCCTTCGGCGTTGGCGGGCGTGCCTGTTTCGGTGAAGGATCTGTTCGACATCAAAGGGCAGGTGACGACAGCCGGCTCGCGAATACTGCGCGACGCCGCGCCCGCCGTACGCGATGCGGCTGCCGTGGCGCGTCTGCGCGAAGCGGGTGCCGTGTTCGTCGGTCGCACCAACATGAGCGAGTTCGCGTTTTCCGGGCTCGGGCTGAATCCGCACTACGGCACGCCGCTGAATCCCGTTGATGCGCTGCGTCTCGCAGGCGGTTCGAGTTCTGGCGCGGCCGTGTCGGTCGCGCTCGGCCATGTGGCTGCCGCGCTGGGCACCGACACGGGCGGCTCAATCCGCATTCCCGCTGCGTTCTGCGGCCTGGTTGGATTCAAGCCGACCGCGCGCCGCGTGCCGCTCGAAGGCACCGTGCCGCTCTCATCATCCTTCGATTCAGTCGGACCGATCGCGTGCAGCGTCGACTGTTGTGCGCTGATCGACGGCATCGTGTCCGGGCAAGCGCTGGATACGTCGTCACGCGCGCTGGCAGGACTTCGCCTGGGCGTCACATCGGATTACGTCGCCGACGATCTCGACGAAACCGTGAGTACCGCGTTCAACCGCGCGATCGGCATGTTGCGGCGCGCGGGCGCGTCGGTCGAGCGTTTTGCGTTTCCCGAATTGCATGAAGTGACGGGACGTTATCCGCTCGCAGGCATCACGGCTGCGCAGGCGTGGGCGCAGCATCGCGCGCACGTCGCGCGCGATGCCGACGCGTACGACCCGCGCGTGCTGAAGCGTTTGCGGGCGGGGGAAGGGCGCAGCGCCGCCGACTATATCGACCTGCTTGCCGCTCGCGAACGCTTCGTGCGCGATGCGCGGACGAGGCTCGCGCGCTTCGATGCCTGGCTGATGCCGACCGTCGCAGTCGTGCCGCCTGCCATCGCACAAGTAGAAAGCGACGACGACGGGTTCTTCGCGATCAACGCAAAGGTGCTGCGCAATCCGGTTGTCGTGAACTTCATGGACGGTTGTGCGTTGACGTTGCCATGTCATCGCGAAGGCGAGCTGCCCGTGGGTCTGTCGATATGCGGCCCGGCGCTCGCCGATGCATCGATTCTTGCGATCGGTCGCAGCGTTGAAGCGCTGCTGCGTGAAAGCACGGACGTCGCGACGGCATAA
- a CDS encoding ABC transporter substrate-binding protein, which translates to MSTPRIVFLNPGEEVERGTGQHWQLVSRFMAATAARFGMQLEVLYAERDHLLMLRQAEAVAARNDPPDYVVIVNEKMAAQQMLHALAHSPAKVLLIHNDLTDAQRAETGNERGTIKNWIGTVTADAFQGSFRLMDYLCRQIGDRPARVIGITGDPITPVSKARAQGVAAALSRKPEDRVEQLVYGDWSFADGRDKARVLLARYPNANIVWAANDSMTLGALAAVREHRAPVVVGGLGALPEAVATVMRGDLAAIVAGDQFIGACAMVALYDYHHGVDFAQPDGPRLKLDYLTVLSRDNASRCYKIAFDQGTAPDFSGFSRYRRRAARYDFNLQVLLDPASKAA; encoded by the coding sequence GTGAGCACGCCGCGGATTGTGTTTCTCAATCCGGGTGAGGAGGTCGAGCGCGGCACGGGCCAGCACTGGCAACTCGTGTCCCGGTTCATGGCGGCGACGGCCGCGCGTTTTGGCATGCAGCTCGAGGTGCTGTATGCCGAGCGCGACCACCTGCTCATGCTGCGCCAGGCGGAGGCAGTGGCAGCCCGAAACGATCCTCCCGACTATGTCGTGATCGTCAACGAGAAGATGGCCGCGCAGCAGATGCTGCATGCACTTGCGCACTCGCCGGCGAAAGTTCTACTGATTCACAACGACCTCACCGACGCGCAGCGCGCCGAAACCGGCAACGAGCGCGGAACCATCAAAAACTGGATAGGCACGGTTACGGCCGACGCGTTCCAGGGTAGCTTCAGATTGATGGACTACCTGTGCCGTCAGATCGGGGACCGCCCTGCCCGCGTGATTGGCATCACCGGCGATCCTATCACCCCCGTCTCGAAAGCCCGTGCGCAGGGCGTGGCGGCTGCGCTCTCACGTAAGCCGGAGGATCGCGTCGAACAGCTCGTATATGGCGACTGGAGCTTCGCCGACGGCCGGGATAAGGCCCGCGTATTGCTGGCGCGCTACCCGAACGCGAACATCGTCTGGGCCGCGAACGATTCCATGACGCTCGGCGCCCTCGCTGCCGTGCGCGAGCATCGCGCGCCCGTCGTCGTCGGAGGACTCGGGGCGTTGCCGGAAGCGGTTGCAACCGTGATGCGAGGAGACCTTGCAGCCATCGTCGCGGGCGATCAGTTCATCGGTGCCTGCGCGATGGTCGCACTATACGACTACCATCACGGCGTCGATTTTGCACAACCGGACGGCCCACGTCTGAAGCTCGACTATCTGACGGTGCTCTCCCGCGACAACGCCTCGCGTTGCTACAAGATCGCTTTCGATCAAGGCACAGCTCCCGATTTCAGCGGCTTTTCGCGCTACCGGCGGCGAGCGGCCCGCTACGACTTCAATCTGCAGGTGCTGCTCGACCCGGCATCGAAGGCGGCCTGA
- a CDS encoding cold-shock protein produces the protein MATGTVKWFNDAKGFGFITPDGGGEDLFAHFSEIQSSGFKSLQENQKVTFEVKQGPKGKQAANIQPQ, from the coding sequence ATGGCAACGGGTACAGTGAAGTGGTTCAATGACGCAAAGGGTTTTGGTTTTATCACGCCGGACGGCGGCGGCGAAGATCTGTTCGCGCATTTCTCGGAAATCCAGTCGAGCGGCTTCAAATCGCTCCAGGAAAACCAGAAGGTGACGTTTGAAGTGAAGCAGGGCCCGAAGGGCAAGCAGGCTGCCAACATCCAGCCGCAATAA
- a CDS encoding LacI family DNA-binding transcriptional regulator — MSSSHESATPDTPAVRTRRNSGRAVLGDVARLAGVSTATVSRVYNEPDRVSPGVRERVLQAATTLNWIPNAAGRALASTRTHIAGAIIPTLDDQVFASQVAGMQAVFASRGITLFLGCSNYDPAQALTQVQAMLARGVEVIAIVGEAHPPELFDALRQTRVPYVITYAYREGSPHHCIGFDNRAAYVEIAEHLIELGHRSFAAVIQPARDNDRVQARVTGIREALARHGIAVRPSHMHEGPATIAFGRESLRAIWQGSDKRPTAIICGNDQLAIGVLLEAAELGIKVPQQLSVTGFDDVAIAQQIHPSLTTVRVDTAEIGRRAAQYLLDVLDGKNNTESGVVQPVLMARESTASVPLSG; from the coding sequence ATGAGCAGTTCGCACGAGTCCGCGACACCCGATACGCCCGCCGTGCGCACCCGCCGCAACAGCGGGCGTGCCGTTCTCGGCGACGTGGCGCGGCTCGCGGGTGTGTCGACAGCTACGGTATCGCGGGTCTACAACGAGCCGGACAGGGTCTCGCCAGGCGTGCGTGAACGCGTGCTGCAGGCGGCGACCACGCTCAACTGGATTCCGAACGCAGCGGGCCGCGCGCTCGCATCGACGCGCACGCACATCGCCGGCGCAATCATTCCGACACTCGACGATCAGGTATTCGCGTCGCAAGTCGCTGGCATGCAGGCGGTATTTGCCAGCCGTGGCATCACGCTATTTCTCGGCTGCTCGAACTACGATCCGGCGCAGGCGTTGACCCAGGTGCAGGCGATGCTGGCGCGTGGCGTCGAAGTGATTGCGATCGTCGGCGAAGCGCATCCGCCTGAACTTTTCGACGCGCTCAGACAGACGCGCGTACCCTATGTGATTACCTATGCGTATCGCGAAGGCAGTCCGCATCACTGCATCGGCTTCGACAATCGCGCGGCGTATGTCGAGATCGCCGAGCACCTGATCGAACTGGGGCATCGCTCGTTTGCCGCCGTCATTCAACCCGCGCGCGACAACGATCGCGTCCAGGCACGTGTGACAGGTATCCGGGAAGCGTTGGCGCGGCATGGCATCGCGGTGCGCCCGTCGCATATGCATGAAGGGCCGGCGACCATTGCATTCGGGCGCGAAAGCTTGCGTGCGATCTGGCAGGGCTCGGATAAGCGCCCTACTGCGATTATTTGCGGCAACGATCAACTCGCGATTGGCGTGCTTCTGGAAGCTGCGGAGTTGGGAATCAAGGTGCCGCAGCAACTGTCCGTAACAGGTTTCGATGATGTCGCCATCGCACAGCAGATCCATCCGTCGCTCACTACAGTGCGCGTCGACACGGCGGAAATCGGTCGACGCGCGGCGCAGTATCTGCTCGATGTGCTCGATGGGAAGAACAACACGGAGTCGGGCGTCGTGCAACCCGTGCTGATGGCCAGGGAATCGACCGCGAGCGTCCCGCTTTCCGGGTGA
- a CDS encoding branched-chain amino acid ABC transporter substrate-binding protein — MQASAHAADATPAVVLIGHAAPLTGQLANMGKDSENAARLAIDEINSQHPVIGGKPVRLQLDSQDDAADPRTGTQVAQKLVDEGVVAVVGDINSGVSIPASRIYNEAQVVQISQGSTNPAYTQQGYKTTFRVVATDALQGPALARYALNSLHAKRIAVIDDSTAYGQGLADEFTKAAKANGGTIVTREATNDKATDFRAILTKIKGMRPDVIMYGGSDATAGPLVKQAANLGMTASVLGGDGACTEKMVSLAGDAIGNVVCSEAGLALSKMPKGQEFDRRYTARYKVPIDAYAPFAYDAVYVIYEAMKRADSTERAKILAAMPVTQYDGVIGRIAFDPHGDLKDAAITIYQFKDKKKTVMDVMRM; from the coding sequence ATGCAGGCATCCGCACACGCCGCCGATGCCACGCCCGCCGTCGTGCTGATCGGTCACGCCGCGCCGCTCACGGGACAACTCGCGAACATGGGCAAGGACAGCGAAAACGCTGCGCGCCTCGCAATCGACGAGATCAACAGTCAGCATCCTGTGATCGGCGGCAAGCCCGTGCGTCTGCAACTGGATTCGCAGGACGATGCAGCCGATCCGCGCACAGGCACCCAGGTCGCACAGAAACTTGTCGACGAGGGCGTGGTGGCCGTGGTCGGCGATATCAATTCGGGCGTATCGATTCCCGCTTCACGTATCTATAACGAGGCACAGGTCGTGCAGATTTCTCAAGGCTCGACGAACCCCGCCTATACGCAGCAGGGCTACAAGACGACGTTCCGCGTCGTGGCGACGGATGCACTGCAAGGGCCCGCGCTCGCGCGCTATGCGCTCAATTCTTTGCACGCGAAGCGAATTGCCGTGATCGACGATTCGACGGCCTACGGGCAAGGCCTTGCCGATGAGTTCACGAAAGCGGCGAAGGCCAACGGCGGCACGATCGTCACGCGCGAAGCGACCAACGACAAGGCAACCGACTTCCGCGCGATTCTCACGAAGATCAAGGGCATGCGGCCCGACGTGATCATGTATGGCGGCTCCGATGCGACGGCCGGGCCGCTGGTGAAGCAGGCGGCGAATCTCGGCATGACGGCGAGCGTGCTTGGCGGCGACGGTGCATGCACGGAGAAGATGGTGAGCCTCGCGGGCGACGCGATCGGCAACGTGGTGTGCTCGGAAGCAGGCCTCGCGCTGTCGAAGATGCCGAAGGGGCAGGAGTTCGACCGTCGCTACACGGCGCGCTACAAGGTGCCGATCGATGCCTATGCGCCGTTTGCCTACGATGCCGTGTACGTGATTTACGAAGCCATGAAGCGCGCTGATTCGACGGAGCGCGCGAAGATTCTTGCCGCGATGCCCGTCACGCAGTATGACGGCGTCATCGGCCGGATCGCATTCGATCCACACGGCGACCTGAAGGATGCGGCTATCACCATCTATCAGTTCAAGGACAAGAAGAAGACGGTGATGGATGTGATGCGGATGTAA
- a CDS encoding dihydrodipicolinate synthase family protein — translation MSEKTKMNGPIEGIVPVMLTPFHDDGTIDYAGLERLIEWYLAKGSDALFAVAQSSEMQFLSLAERGALARFVVEKVAGRVPVVASGHISDDLDAQAEELRVAADSGAQGVVLVTNHLDPKREGSQTFLASLNRLLSKLPSDIPLGLYECPAPYRRLLTDDELKACIDTGRFVMLKDVSCDLATVKRRVALAQGSPLKILNANAAIAWDAMKAGSAGFNGVFTNFHPDLYQWLRSRSAEDPVLADELSTFLVVAAVSEALGYPALAKMYHQRIGTFDSIRCRVIDYDVRERFWALDAVLDKIVAGTERFRQRIAAL, via the coding sequence ATGAGCGAAAAAACGAAAATGAACGGCCCGATCGAGGGCATCGTGCCTGTGATGCTGACGCCGTTTCACGACGACGGCACGATCGACTACGCGGGTCTCGAACGGCTGATCGAGTGGTATCTGGCGAAAGGCTCGGACGCGCTGTTCGCCGTCGCGCAGTCGAGCGAGATGCAGTTTCTGAGTCTCGCCGAGCGCGGCGCGCTCGCGCGCTTCGTCGTCGAGAAAGTGGCGGGGCGGGTGCCCGTCGTCGCGTCCGGCCATATCAGCGATGACCTCGATGCGCAGGCCGAAGAACTGCGTGTTGCGGCGGATTCGGGCGCGCAGGGTGTCGTGCTGGTGACGAATCACCTGGACCCGAAGCGCGAAGGCTCGCAGACGTTTCTCGCGAGCCTGAACCGGCTGTTGTCGAAACTGCCTTCGGATATACCGCTGGGCTTGTATGAATGTCCGGCGCCGTATCGACGGCTGCTCACCGATGACGAACTGAAGGCCTGTATCGATACAGGCCGCTTCGTGATGCTCAAAGACGTGAGCTGCGACCTCGCGACGGTGAAGCGACGCGTCGCGCTGGCGCAAGGCTCGCCGCTGAAAATTCTCAACGCGAACGCGGCGATCGCGTGGGACGCGATGAAAGCGGGCTCGGCCGGCTTCAACGGTGTGTTCACGAACTTCCACCCCGATCTGTATCAATGGCTGCGCAGCCGAAGCGCGGAAGATCCCGTGCTGGCCGACGAACTGTCGACGTTCCTCGTCGTCGCGGCCGTGTCCGAAGCGCTCGGCTATCCGGCGCTCGCGAAGATGTACCATCAGCGCATCGGCACATTCGATTCGATCCGCTGCCGCGTGATCGACTATGACGTGCGCGAACGGTTCTGGGCGCTCGATGCCGTGCTGGACAAGATCGTCGCGGGAACTGAGCGTTTCCGGCAGCGGATCGCGGCGCTTTGA